The proteins below are encoded in one region of Candidatus Gracilibacteria bacterium:
- a CDS encoding type II secretion system protein, translated as MAFSQSLWKHRGATMIELMGVLAIMGLGIAALLETIGGGIYFAKDTENNIKAINLAREGIEGMTNIRDTNWMRFSSDRGNCWKTKDYNGLCINDTSFAGIIGDGSYILYIRNGAWYLSGISTTPYTTNWTAYSKAFKVGLDDKGFWTQTGVTTTTLCNSQTQTGCLSPFTREITVKLVGTGTMNIQSIVRWQGKRMRNVTLETVLTNWKSNF; from the coding sequence ATGGCTTTTTCTCAATCTCTCTGGAAACATCGGTGAGCAACAATGATAGAACTGATGGGTGTTCTCGCAATTATGGGACTCGGAATTGCAGCACTCCTTGAGACTATTGGATGAGGTATTTATTTCGCGAAAGATACAGAAAATAATATCAAAGCGATCAATCTCGCACGTGAATGAATAGAGTGAATGACGAATATTCGAGATACGAATTGGATGCGGTTTTCGAGTGATAGATGAAATTGTTGGAAGACGAAAGATTACAACGGACTCTGTATCAATGATACCTCATTCGCTTGAATTATCTGAGACTGATCATACATCCTCTATATAAGGAATGGGGCATGGTATCTCTCTGGGATTTCTACTACACCATATACTACCAATTGGACAGCATATTCCAAAGCATTCAAAGTAGGCCTCGATGATAAAGGATTCTGGACACAGACGGGAGTAACTACCACGACGTTGTGTAATTCACAAACACAGACAGGATGCTTATCTCCCTTCACGAGAGAAATCACTGTCAAACTCGTTGGAACTGGAACAATGAATATCCAGAGCATTGTCAGATGGCAAGGAAAACGCATGAGAAACGTCACCCTTGAAACAGTTTTGACGAATTGGAAGTCGAACTTCTAA
- a CDS encoding M23 family metallopeptidase: MFKYSQWLSGTVTFIWICNCLLASMIAVREIWIPYMDAGGDSYTKITSDPFDGTTMPIAYVPDWTKTENQDKSKRFEDISISDYVSIPLYNQLALLNDIENTSKASTILHYTYTVPYMGSYSLNYKENDGSHLGVDIRAPIGTPVLSMANGVVIRTVEADATGNKFIVVRHDNVPLNGVNQTLYSSYLHLSEILIPEGTKVKKGDMIGRVGMTGIATTPHLHFQIDNTNAPFHPYWPFTTSDSQKAGLSFYESVNAGLGKENALKYTINPMNFVNTYLGGLQQDTFSSAPTQTSTSTSSTSTAQSNSPQTVIASYVSTNLEACSQKRYNDVSTKSTLGKMLYTLIDDKCLFQGYGGNFSAKTTVTKKEALVAIMKYYGIQPSNGTSPFLDIAIGDNFQGYAVIAYQRGIIEGNYAYPDKIITKGEFIDLLVKVARPTKNTSGIAIFRDINSTNIYYQSAQDYGYMIHVNGGKLYPNTLMTRSNLVQILYRLQ, translated from the coding sequence ATGTTCAAATACTCACAATGGCTCTCATGAACTGTGACGTTCATATGGATATGTAACTGTCTTCTTGCCAGTATGATTGCTGTGCGCGAAATATGGATTCCATATATGGATGCTGGGGGTGATTCATATACGAAAATCACCAGTGACCCCTTCGATGGCACAACGATGCCTATTGCCTATGTTCCTGACTGGACAAAGACAGAAAACCAAGACAAATCAAAACGATTCGAAGATATTTCTATCAGCGATTATGTATCCATTCCTCTATACAACCAACTCGCACTTCTCAATGATATAGAAAATACCTCAAAGGCATCAACCATCCTTCATTATACATATACCGTACCATATATGGGAAGTTATAGCCTCAATTATAAGGAAAATGATGGGAGTCATCTTGGTGTTGATATTCGCGCACCTATAGGAACTCCCGTACTCTCTATGGCAAATGGGGTAGTGATTCGTACGGTTGAAGCTGATGCAACTGGGAACAAATTCATCGTCGTTCGGCATGATAATGTTCCTCTGAATGGAGTGAACCAAACTCTGTATTCATCTTACCTTCACCTCTCAGAGATTCTGATTCCAGAAGGAACAAAAGTGAAGAAAGGCGATATGATAGGACGAGTCGGCATGACAGGAATTGCCACAACACCACATCTTCATTTCCAGATCGATAATACGAATGCACCATTTCATCCGTATTGGCCATTCACAACATCGGATTCACAAAAAGCAGGATTAAGTTTTTATGAATCAGTAAATGCTGGTCTCGGAAAAGAAAATGCACTGAAATACACAATAAATCCTATGAATTTTGTGAACACGTATCTTGGCGGCCTCCAACAAGATACATTTTCTAGTGCACCAACTCAAACTTCTACCAGTACATCTTCGACTTCTACTGCACAATCTAATTCTCCACAAACAGTCATAGCATCATATGTATCGACGAATCTCGAGGCATGCTCCCAAAAACGATACAATGATGTCAGTACAAAAAGTACTCTCGGAAAGATGCTCTATACACTCATAGATGATAAATGTCTATTCCAAGGATATGGATGAAATTTCTCAGCCAAAACAACAGTCACGAAAAAAGAAGCACTGGTGGCGATTATGAAATACTACGGAATCCAACCATCGAATGGAACCAGTCCATTTCTCGATATTGCCATCGGAGATAACTTCCAGGGATATGCTGTGATCGCATACCAACGATGAATCATCGAGGGAAACTACGCGTATCCTGATAAAATCATCACAAAAGGAGAATTCATAGATCTCCTCGTCAAGGTAGCTCGACCAACAAAAAATACCTCCGGGATAGCTATATTCCGAGATATCAATAGTACGAATATATACTATCAGAGCGCTCAAGATTATGGTTATATGATTCATGTAAATGGAGGAAAACTCTATCCAAACACTCTCATGACTCGGTCGAATCTCGTACAGATTCTCTACAGACTTCAATAA
- a CDS encoding extracellular solute-binding protein, with translation MSSSKIIFLSLVGTIIIGILIAFWMLSRNSDSTSTVEKGSLTVWIVGDTTEGYDTLTTGFHEYAPEYKNISITFKKFSDYASYQKILLSTLADQKGPDIFMVDAGADNILRDKVEPIPSEYINTSDFAKRFDDIFLPLLESSGSTKSATTYLRGVPLGYETLGIFYNKSLLVNIPRTWNDISAMYTDGASPDIFPVNIGMTPRYTPYATDIIGLFLLQDGSESYTELGSYEKSIRDYLSYGYSSILGSQEGDAKTLNEMENTLSASKFTTLDLFIRGQIAFVIGYPSMIQELEDAKKRAGTEAINSIVLTEKIPQKSNGSNGTNIAKYRYFGLSKTSQNSLLGAKFLDYLLTEDAEKRFLEAFPLYIPAQRAFYESAQDTVLSNIFSRAKLDSFIPSVNQTLQTFDYGNKIEFEKILWDNIDRNGKIDTNNIIKLFESSIGCEITTEKCEK, from the coding sequence ATGTCATCAAGTAAAATCATATTCCTTTCTCTTGTTGGAACAATAATCATCTGAATTTTGATTGCTTTCTGGATGCTCAGTAGGAATTCGGATTCGACGAGTACAGTAGAGAAATGATCTCTGACTGTCTGGATTGTGTGAGATACAACAGAATGATATGATACCCTCACGACTGGATTTCATGAATATGCACCAGAATACAAGAATATCAGTATTACATTCAAGAAGTTCAGTGACTATGCATCATACCAAAAAATACTTCTCAGTACTCTTGCAGATCAAAAATGACCAGACATATTCATGGTCGATGCAGGAGCAGACAATATTCTCCGTGATAAAGTCGAACCCATTCCTTCTGAATACATAAATACATCCGACTTTGCCAAAAGATTCGATGATATATTTCTCCCTCTTCTCGAGAGCTCAGGAAGCACTAAATCTGCGACCACATATTTGCGATGAGTGCCACTTGGATATGAGACGCTTGGGATTTTCTACAACAAGTCGCTTCTCGTGAATATTCCAAGAACATGGAATGATATTAGTGCTATGTATACCGATGGAGCAAGTCCAGATATTTTTCCAGTGAATATCGGAATGACTCCACGATATACTCCCTATGCCACCGATATTATTGGACTTTTTCTCTTGCAGGATGGATCCGAGAGTTATACAGAGCTATGATCATATGAAAAATCAATTCGAGACTATCTCTCATATGGATATAGCTCTATTCTCTGATCCCAAGAATGAGATGCAAAAACCCTGAATGAGATGGAGAATACTCTTTCTGCATCAAAATTCACAACCCTTGATCTCTTTATACGTGGACAGATTGCATTCGTTATCGGATATCCGAGCATGATACAGGAATTAGAAGATGCAAAAAAACGTGCAGGAACAGAGGCGATAAATAGTATTGTTCTCACGGAAAAAATCCCACAAAAATCAAACGGTAGCAATGGGACGAATATCGCAAAATATCGATATTTCTGACTCTCAAAAACCTCCCAAAATTCTCTTCTCTGAGCGAAGTTCCTAGACTATCTACTCACGGAAGATGCCGAGAAACGCTTTCTCGAAGCGTTTCCTCTCTATATTCCCGCCCAACGAGCATTCTACGAAAGTGCACAAGATACCGTACTCTCGAATATATTTTCGCGAGCCAAACTCGATAGTTTTATCCCATCTGTCAATCAAACACTCCAGACATTCGACTACGGGAACAAGATAGAATTCGAAAAGATTCTCTGGGATAATATTGACAGAAATGGAAAAATAGATACAAATAACATTATTAAGCTTTTTGAATCCTCTATCTGATGTGAAATCACGACTGAAAAATGTGAGAAGTAG
- a CDS encoding PKD domain-containing protein, with protein MHPISTRIISLITLSLLVFSSTNIIFLGNLSIETVSAYTESDANTFAYYQRILQGSMEELESEFRINSTVSTSTLQNIKNLVQSAYDRLPDSSDVATENASAKRGTDLAIDLAMKNPSTQTHVSNAVTAIQKFITSSKIGKITGSISANPSSGNAPLTVSFLATNVSDPSGVSPTASNYVWWIREDGGYRREIGRGASLTYTFNQEGSYQVFLDVISGSRNKKGYTDVLPLSISQNIQVKPRLGEITLLVNGVNVSTLSKLKVNPSVGKIGIILDATASRAVSNGTILRTKWDFGNGNTIEYNGSPVIERQIYANEGTYTVSLELTTNEGTSFRKEIQLNIVDPAAVISSDKNIGFVGENFQMKAQTYFSNTKNVDYTWTVQSVDSTNSSPLYTQEGQAFSYKFPQVGDYIVTLMTKNPNGSEDRDSKTITIESHEPIVNLDAPRPVSSERPNTILFDASKSMDADTNTSKDLTYKWSIDGNLIALDNSEKNGAIGTHVFSEKGTHTVSLTVANKYGKVKTVDKTFDVASTLAVNVNIVPRAAPIGTLVSFQAIAPRAAFFEWNPGDGSAPVNGQMDNIDHIYKKTGIYSATLTVKNVDGSETNSITRKVYVTDASTPFALIDVKNASNSVIEDENACGAGGAYLVNRSEGTTLDGSNSINIDGNNTGLSYTWKYLDRVKTGPTLSEKFTELGCFPVTLTVKSATNGASYTSKRYIQIKNIVPKLTSISTNIDQNKQSSQKVIVNVTADGASDPDGVITTYIWYYKTASDDEPQNIKITQSPTTTFVLPNVTEKYTFGVILEDNDGAQTNSIDVIKDQAPLLISNEDGNLSMPLITLTIPKSQVLAGESVDFVASAKTIVGMDITSKSEYQWDFDGDGKIDKKTTEARTNYTYKNAGTYTAKVKVTYNGVSNSKYQTIIVKNELKAKVIGYRSDDAVYLINTSAGVYDTTSWQVGEIRSDALYSISVPTDIFNAGNQSSKILTVSANGNESSSVEITLSAIQDINNTLSGGIYLQSYPVIENDTIHVASRGENVLLSLYGNAGTNYAIDTNTNIDSDTNGTPNDDIDNKDFPSYIDGSVFVFDSTNMKTHSQKMKLSVLKNGTIIGSREVEIIADFIADTSDSTTRDISGTGSEGFSQKDKNNLENLQAKIRNLESDDRIILTQEYNSLIENWDDELERTKNLIGIQEEVESSAGMTDSQKKEFATLIDTILVGDATATDEVTVATKVIESLIPADNPNKTIITEKLEAIKSHPGNLTENKTLGTAILELIKDDTSIEDKYKLIIRSQLQIIVNGGQESVPTNEITTTDSGSSGIMGFIVGIVKVFGFIMLIILVIVLVGFIFYRVTKKKDDIGFQDFLIDSIFHSRNREKIVTTGITQNQNKAEIKEFSVEVDPLSAIKPEETKVSEKVDPMASFSQDVPSIATTTSPEGENNLGTPLLPEEQANIPDWLKPQDSANTLPETTTLAESSETKSQSEEPIEIDPLPTEVDPLSMENGSVPDWLKTPSETLSETIPEAPETPENSETTPENSETPNIPEESSDSEIPTSDENILSEETLTPDGETEKNRAQEKKEDVSETPLTTNTTPGETLPDWLIDSVSNSEPEKKLDEKPEKSKQPPQKQKKPKEKSEKKNEVTKETPNTTPNTDASDLPDWLK; from the coding sequence ATGCACCCTATCTCTACACGAATCATTTCTCTCATTACCCTCTCTCTTCTTGTTTTCTCAAGTACAAATATTATTTTTCTTGGGAATCTTTCTATAGAAACTGTTTCTGCCTACACCGAAAGTGATGCGAATACATTCGCATACTATCAGAGAATTCTTCAGGGATCTATGGAGGAATTAGAGAGTGAATTTCGAATCAACTCAACCGTCAGTACGAGCACACTCCAGAATATCAAGAATCTTGTCCAATCAGCATACGATAGACTTCCTGATTCATCTGATGTTGCTACAGAAAATGCGAGTGCCAAAAGAGGGACTGATCTCGCGATCGACCTCGCTATGAAAAATCCTTCTACACAAACTCATGTTAGCAATGCAGTAACCGCCATCCAGAAATTTATCACGAGCAGTAAGATTGGGAAGATCACTGGGTCTATCAGTGCGAATCCTTCTTCAGGAAATGCTCCACTCACTGTGTCATTTCTCGCTACTAATGTCAGTGATCCTTCTGGAGTGAGCCCAACTGCGAGCAATTACGTCTGGTGGATACGTGAAGATGGTGGATATCGTCGAGAAATCGGCCGTGGAGCGAGTCTCACATACACTTTCAACCAAGAAGGAAGCTATCAGGTTTTTCTCGATGTTATTTCTGGAAGTCGAAATAAGAAAGGATATACTGATGTTCTTCCGCTTTCTATATCCCAAAATATCCAAGTCAAACCACGACTCGGAGAAATCACACTTCTCGTAAATGGGGTCAATGTGAGCACTCTCTCGAAACTCAAAGTCAACCCTAGCGTTGGAAAGATAGGAATCATTCTCGATGCTACAGCATCACGCGCTGTGAGCAATGGTACTATTCTGAGAACCAAATGGGATTTCGGAAATGGAAACACTATCGAGTACAATGGATCCCCTGTTATCGAGAGACAAATATATGCCAATGAAGGAACGTATACAGTATCTCTAGAATTGACGACGAATGAAGGAACATCATTCAGAAAGGAAATCCAACTCAATATCGTTGATCCTGCCGCTGTAATATCGAGTGATAAGAATATTGGATTCGTAGGAGAAAACTTCCAGATGAAGGCACAGACGTATTTCAGTAATACGAAAAATGTGGACTACACATGGACTGTTCAATCAGTAGATTCCACAAATTCGAGCCCACTGTATACACAAGAATGACAAGCGTTCAGTTACAAATTTCCACAAGTAGGAGATTATATTGTCACATTGATGACAAAAAATCCAAATGGATCCGAAGATCGAGATAGTAAAACTATCACTATAGAATCCCATGAACCAATTGTGAATCTGGATGCACCAAGACCAGTTTCATCTGAGAGACCAAATACGATACTTTTTGACGCATCCAAGAGTATGGATGCTGATACAAATACTTCAAAAGACCTCACATACAAATGGTCTATCGACGGTAATCTCATTGCACTCGATAATTCTGAAAAGAATGGTGCTATTGGAACACATGTTTTCAGTGAAAAAGGAACTCATACCGTTTCTCTGACGGTCGCGAATAAATATGGAAAAGTAAAAACTGTAGACAAAACATTTGATGTCGCATCAACTCTTGCAGTCAATGTAAATATTGTTCCTCGTGCGGCTCCAATTGGAACACTCGTCAGCTTCCAGGCAATTGCACCAAGAGCAGCATTTTTCGAGTGGAATCCTGGAGATGGATCTGCACCAGTCAATGGTCAGATGGATAATATCGATCATATCTATAAGAAGACTGGCATTTATTCTGCAACACTGACAGTGAAAAATGTCGATGGAAGTGAGACGAATTCCATAACTCGAAAGGTATATGTCACAGATGCAAGCACACCTTTTGCTCTGATTGATGTAAAAAATGCTTCGAATTCCGTGATAGAAGATGAGAACGCATGTGGAGCAGGTGGAGCATATCTCGTCAATCGTTCTGAATGAACTACACTCGATGGATCAAATTCGATTAATATCGACGGAAATAATACAGGACTTTCGTATACATGGAAATATCTCGACCGTGTCAAGACGGGACCAACTCTTTCTGAGAAGTTCACAGAACTCGGATGCTTCCCAGTAACACTCACCGTAAAAAGTGCGACAAATGGCGCAAGTTATACGAGCAAACGATATATCCAAATAAAAAATATTGTACCAAAACTTACTTCTATTTCTACAAATATTGACCAAAACAAGCAAAGTAGCCAAAAAGTTATTGTAAATGTGACGGCTGATGGCGCGAGTGATCCTGATGGAGTCATCACAACTTATATTTGGTATTACAAGACAGCGAGCGATGATGAACCACAGAATATAAAAATAACTCAGAGTCCAACAACCACTTTCGTTCTTCCAAATGTTACCGAAAAATATACATTCTGAGTGATTCTGGAGGATAATGACGGTGCTCAGACCAATTCCATCGATGTCATAAAAGATCAAGCTCCTCTCCTTATCAGCAATGAAGATGGAAATTTGAGTATGCCTCTTATTACTCTCACGATTCCAAAAAGTCAGGTACTGGCCGGAGAAAGTGTGGACTTTGTCGCGAGTGCCAAGACGATCGTATGAATGGATATAACAAGCAAGAGTGAATATCAGTGGGATTTCGACGGTGATGGAAAAATCGACAAAAAAACGACAGAGGCTCGTACCAATTACACCTATAAAAATGCTGGAACATATACAGCGAAAGTAAAAGTGACCTACAACGGTGTCAGCAACTCGAAATACCAGACTATCATCGTGAAAAATGAACTGAAAGCGAAAGTAATAGGATATCGATCTGATGATGCTGTATATCTCATCAATACGAGTGCTGGAGTATACGATACTACTTCATGGCAAGTCGGAGAAATCCGATCTGATGCGTTGTATAGTATTTCTGTTCCTACAGATATATTCAATGCCGGTAATCAATCATCCAAGATACTCACTGTCTCAGCAAATGGAAACGAAAGCTCTAGTGTAGAGATTACACTGAGTGCAATTCAGGATATCAATAATACGCTTTCTGGTGGTATATATCTTCAGTCATACCCTGTTATCGAAAATGATACGATTCATGTGGCATCGAGGGGAGAGAATGTATTACTTTCACTCTATGGAAATGCTGGAACAAACTATGCCATCGATACGAATACGAATATCGATTCTGACACCAATGGCACACCGAATGATGATATTGATAACAAGGACTTCCCTTCTTATATTGATGGTTCTGTCTTTGTTTTTGATAGCACGAACATGAAGACTCATTCACAGAAAATGAAACTTTCTGTACTAAAAAATGGAACAATTATCGGAAGTCGAGAAGTAGAAATTATTGCCGACTTCATCGCTGATACTTCAGACAGCACAACACGCGATATTTCTGGAACTGGATCTGAAGGATTTTCTCAGAAAGATAAAAATAATCTCGAAAATCTCCAGGCAAAAATCCGAAATCTCGAGTCCGATGATCGTATTATTCTCACCCAAGAATACAATAGCCTGATAGAAAACTGGGATGATGAACTCGAACGTACGAAAAATCTGATCGGTATCCAAGAAGAAGTCGAATCAAGCGCTGGCATGACCGATAGTCAAAAGAAAGAATTTGCTACTCTTATTGATACGATTCTCGTAGGTGATGCGACTGCGACTGATGAGGTCACTGTAGCAACAAAAGTGATCGAGAGTTTGATTCCTGCAGATAATCCGAACAAAACAATCATCACGGAAAAGCTCGAAGCCATAAAATCTCACCCTGGAAATCTCACAGAAAATAAGACACTCGGAACAGCGATTCTCGAACTCATCAAGGATGACACGTCTATCGAAGATAAGTATAAACTCATCATCCGAAGTCAGCTACAGATTATCGTGAATGGTGGACAAGAAAGTGTCCCAACAAATGAAATCACAACCACAGATTCTGGAAGTAGTGGCATTATGGGATTCATAGTAGGAATAGTGAAAGTGTTTGGATTTATTATGCTTATCATTCTTGTGATTGTTTTGGTTGGATTTATTTTCTACCGAGTCACGAAGAAAAAAGATGATATTGGTTTCCAAGATTTTCTGATTGATTCTATTTTTCACTCAAGAAATAGAGAAAAAATAGTCACAACAGGAATCACTCAGAATCAGAACAAAGCGGAAATAAAAGAGTTTTCTGTAGAAGTTGATCCACTTTCAGCGATAAAACCTGAAGAAACCAAAGTATCAGAAAAAGTTGATCCAATGGCATCTTTTAGTCAAGATGTTCCATCGATAGCTACTACTACATCTCCTGAATGAGAAAATAATCTATGAACTCCTCTTCTACCCGAAGAGCAGGCAAATATTCCTGATTGGCTCAAGCCACAAGATAGTGCAAATACACTGCCAGAAACAACAACTCTAGCGGAAAGTTCTGAAACAAAATCACAATCAGAAGAACCAATAGAAATAGATCCTCTACCCACAGAAGTAGATCCTCTGTCTATGGAAAATGGTAGTGTTCCAGATTGGCTCAAAACGCCTTCAGAAACACTCTCAGAAACAATTCCTGAAGCTCCTGAGACTCCAGAAAATTCTGAAACAACTCCAGAAAATTCTGAAACTCCGAATATACCAGAAGAAAGTTCAGATTCAGAAATTCCGACATCGGATGAAAATATTCTCTCAGAAGAGACTCTCACTCCTGATGGAGAGACTGAAAAAAATCGGGCACAGGAAAAAAAAGAAGATGTCTCAGAAACTCCGCTCACCACCAACACAACTCCATGAGAGACACTTCCCGATTGGCTCATAGATTCTGTGTCGAACTCTGAACCAGAGAAGAAACTCGATGAAAAACCAGAAAAAAGTAAACAACCTCCACAAAAACAGAAGAAACCAAAAGAAAAAAGTGAAAAAAAGAATGAAGTCACAAAAGAAACTCCGAATACTACTCCCAATACAGATGCATCAGATCTTCCCGATTGGCTCAAGTAA
- a CDS encoding PKD domain-containing protein — protein MTERAPTDSEGMPEENTESLLAEILASQEQKQDITNNDTLGGEQTNISPISPDTENGNKTPAPKKPQEPISLGTFLKLVVSIFFVAIVFLGSIGAYIVLNPEDAVFLIKNLNINPNDVAIRLKQLINGTFGSVMFVLSIIWIISLFRAFWTPKDLKRKRIFAWLIAGILAVVFFSTLTFWIYIYGKIQTIDFINLSGNILMYDNDLYNHEESRDNAQITSGTNIIGPITIMFDIRANAKAISKEYLVDIQSYSIDSDGGVCNDGTSVVIGNNALEEKSIVCSFNQVKTYNVKGIYNTISQIGERQKQAIPMRIDPIEIRGIVSIKQGVNIQGNKIITLDASGLKKLGTPRWIYTQSNIIAEGMSITETLSDIPQYVCFRLFSDVCDRIFVLEDAEQKDIQGSITSVQDEVDPLLFHLSLSGTNINQNQITQVQWLTINELGGKTSICTKGSYACEYHSSSYGTQNIQAIVEMADGQKYTFETTIQIQEPLRLMNNMKVLDAKGNLLNTKDTYQSTLKAYVIENVLTPPAVLTLDGRNIGITNPGYSLENISWKIESQKGIEEKQGDLVSITLDKPIRYTIKGTYSFRKLSTNTLEEARDIVIIDIEKKNLVPRIDITTSSDYIPSVVTVDASQSESTNGEIKKFIFDFGEGKTPIEGDAIQQYEYITSGDKEISVTIVSASGERATTKKTVVLKDAVKTVGFTPSITPGIMNMPVDFEATGTNGQVQDYIWNFGDNTQTTRGYSTTHTFTQTGAYSVSLTVIYTDGTRKTDTKRYEVTSEI, from the coding sequence ATGACAGAACGAGCTCCAACCGATTCAGAATGAATGCCAGAAGAAAATACAGAATCTCTTCTCGCTGAGATTCTTGCATCACAAGAACAGAAACAAGATATCACGAATAATGATACTCTTTGATGAGAGCAGACCAATATTTCTCCTATATCTCCAGATACTGAGAATTGAAACAAGACTCCAGCTCCGAAAAAACCACAAGAACCGATTTCTCTTGGAACTTTTCTGAAGCTCGTAGTATCTATATTTTTTGTAGCTATAGTATTCCTCGGAAGTATTGGAGCATATATTGTTCTCAATCCAGAAGATGCTGTTTTTCTCATAAAAAATCTGAACATTAACCCGAATGATGTTGCAATTCGACTGAAACAACTCATAAACGGAACTTTTGGGTCGGTGATGTTCGTTCTATCCATTATATGGATTATTTCACTTTTCCGAGCGTTCTGGACCCCGAAGGACCTCAAGAGAAAAAGAATATTCGCATGGCTCATAGCAGGAATACTAGCTGTTGTTTTCTTTTCTACACTTACTTTCTGGATATATATATACGGGAAAATCCAGACTATTGACTTCATCAATCTCTCTGGAAATATACTCATGTACGACAATGACCTCTATAATCATGAAGAAAGTCGAGACAACGCACAAATAACGAGTGGAACAAATATCATTGGTCCAATAACTATAATGTTCGATATTCGAGCCAATGCTAAAGCTATAAGCAAAGAATATCTCGTAGATATTCAGAGTTATTCGATAGATAGCGATGGATGAGTATGTAATGATGGAACATCAGTAGTTATAGGTAACAATGCACTGGAAGAAAAAAGTATCGTTTGTTCATTCAATCAGGTGAAAACATACAATGTAAAAGGAATTTATAATACTATTTCTCAGATTGGAGAACGACAAAAACAAGCAATCCCAATGCGGATCGATCCTATAGAAATCCGAGGAATTGTCTCTATCAAACAGGGGGTAAATATACAAGGAAATAAAATTATCACGCTCGATGCGAGCGGTCTGAAAAAACTCGGAACACCACGATGGATATATACACAATCGAACATCATTGCAGAGGGTATGAGTATCACAGAAACCCTTTCTGATATTCCACAATATGTTTGTTTCCGGTTATTTAGTGACGTTTGTGATAGAATCTTTGTTCTCGAAGATGCTGAGCAGAAAGATATACAATGAAGCATTACGAGCGTTCAAGATGAAGTAGATCCTCTTTTATTTCATCTCTCACTTTCTGGAACAAACATCAATCAGAATCAGATTACCCAAGTACAGTGGCTGACTATCAACGAACTCTGATGAAAAACATCTATTTGTACGAAATGAAGCTATGCTTGTGAGTATCATTCTTCATCATATGGAACTCAAAATATCCAGGCGATTGTCGAAATGGCTGACGGACAAAAATATACGTTCGAAACTACTATTCAGATACAAGAACCACTTCGTCTCATGAATAATATGAAAGTCCTCGATGCAAAGGGTAATCTCCTGAATACAAAAGACACGTACCAAAGTACCCTAAAAGCGTATGTTATAGAGAATGTTCTCACTCCTCCAGCTGTTCTCACACTCGATGGACGAAATATCGGGATCACAAACCCATGATATTCACTCGAGAATATATCATGGAAAATAGAAAGTCAGAAAGGAATTGAAGAAAAACAAGGTGATCTTGTCAGCATCACACTCGACAAACCTATCCGATATACCATCAAGTGAACATATAGTTTTCGAAAACTAAGCACCAATACTCTGGAAGAAGCACGAGATATTGTGATTATCGATATAGAAAAGAAAAACCTCGTGCCAAGAATCGATATAACAACTTCTTCTGACTATATTCCATCTGTTGTGACCGTTGATGCCTCTCAGTCAGAATCGACAAATGGTGAAATCAAGAAATTCATTTTTGATTTCTGAGAAGGAAAAACACCAATCGAATGAGATGCTATCCAACAATACGAATATATCACCTCCGGTGACAAGGAAATTTCTGTGACTATTGTCTCAGCGAGCGGCGAACGAGCCACTACAAAAAAAACAGTAGTACTCAAAGATGCTGTCAAAACTGTGGGATTCACACCAAGTATTACTCCTGGAATTATGAATATGCCTGTCGATTTTGAAGCGACTGGAACAAATGGGCAAGTACAAGACTATATATGGAATTTCTGAGATAATACCCAAACAACCCGTTGATATAGCACAACACATACATTCACGCAAACAGGAGCGTATTCTGTTTCTCTCACTGTGATATACACAGATGGAACGAGAAAAACAGACACAAAAAGATACGAAGTAACGAGTGAAATATAG